A genomic window from Candidatus Pelagisphaera phototrophica includes:
- the orn gene encoding oligoribonuclease, with protein sequence MSKRRFYWIDLEMTGLDPVNDLILEAAVIVTNKQLEPVFEWETPVFQTPEVLEKMNDWCKHHHAVSGLIDRVPNGITEASLDERLCQITKAHFKKKNPVVICGNSISQDRKFIDAYLPLFASRLHYRMLDVSSFKIVFREMLGREFKKNNTHRALDDIRESIAELKYYMSSIDPSDLALINNEPEGLVTDSTEDS encoded by the coding sequence ATGTCTAAACGCCGATTTTACTGGATAGATCTGGAAATGACAGGGCTGGATCCGGTTAACGACCTAATCCTTGAAGCTGCGGTCATTGTGACGAACAAGCAACTCGAGCCCGTATTCGAATGGGAGACCCCCGTTTTTCAGACTCCTGAGGTCCTCGAAAAAATGAACGACTGGTGCAAGCATCATCATGCCGTTAGCGGACTGATCGATCGTGTTCCGAACGGGATCACGGAAGCATCGCTCGACGAAAGGCTGTGCCAAATCACGAAAGCACATTTCAAGAAAAAGAACCCTGTTGTCATCTGTGGGAATTCGATTTCCCAAGACCGCAAATTTATTGATGCTTATCTGCCTCTTTTTGCTTCGAGACTTCACTATCGAATGCTCGATGTTTCCAGTTTCAAAATCGTATTCCGAGAAATGCTGGGAAGGGAGTTCAAGAAAAATAATACGCATCGCGCGCTAGACGACATCCGGGAGTCAATCGCCGAGCTCAAATATTACATGAGTTCCATCGACCCATCAGACTTGGCATTGATAAACAACGAACCCGAAGGACTCGTCACGGATTCGACGGAGGATTCGTAG
- a CDS encoding tetratricopeptide repeat protein produces the protein MSEVLEYDLSDRDRKKIENARTAMTRGNFEYTIEICCSLLEEEPRCLEVRRLLRKAQRRVHANKGKGVGVMLAGLTGYLVLFRGYLILKRDPGKAMSIGENVLNRNVYSSKALSLIARGARALDLNETESYCLELICEKYPNNIVKMERLCEALIKSGSTEKALRIAEGLTRLRPGSSAVQELVKSASVAHSINQGKWEDKEEDFRSKLKNKKQADSLERANRVVVDESGSEERAEDLIEAIQKDPQQVDSYKLLVRSLINQERYSEAMEWLDKAFALPEAEADAPLRQLRSELKVNRVERELFDLRREIAENGGSDEQLKALEAELLELKLGESRKLVEQFPNDYSQRCKYGEYLFDSGNIDAAIQQFQISQRSPSLRIKSLVLLGRCFMAKELFDLALEQLKQPAESLTVVDELKKEVLYLLAQCYDRLDRQEDAIQQYKAIYSNDIGYRDVSQKINKFYGKESTGSATNPPSNP, from the coding sequence ATGTCGGAAGTACTTGAATACGATTTGAGCGATCGGGATCGCAAAAAGATTGAGAACGCGCGTACTGCGATGACTCGCGGAAATTTCGAGTACACCATTGAGATTTGCTGTTCGCTCCTCGAGGAAGAGCCACGCTGTTTGGAAGTGCGGCGCCTATTGAGGAAAGCCCAGAGGAGGGTACATGCGAACAAAGGCAAAGGAGTGGGTGTTATGCTTGCTGGTTTGACTGGTTATTTAGTTTTGTTCCGAGGCTATTTGATTCTGAAGAGGGACCCTGGAAAGGCCATGTCGATCGGTGAAAACGTTCTCAATCGAAACGTGTACAGTTCAAAAGCACTTTCGTTAATCGCTCGAGGAGCAAGGGCATTGGATTTGAATGAAACGGAGTCTTATTGTTTGGAGCTAATTTGCGAAAAATACCCCAACAATATTGTTAAAATGGAGCGTCTGTGTGAAGCGCTTATAAAATCGGGATCGACTGAGAAAGCGTTAAGGATTGCGGAGGGACTCACGCGTTTGAGACCGGGGAGCAGCGCAGTGCAGGAATTAGTGAAATCGGCATCCGTCGCGCACTCGATTAATCAAGGAAAGTGGGAGGATAAAGAAGAAGACTTTCGTTCAAAGCTGAAGAATAAAAAGCAAGCGGACTCCCTTGAAAGAGCAAATCGAGTCGTGGTCGACGAGAGTGGCAGCGAAGAACGTGCCGAGGATTTGATCGAAGCGATCCAAAAAGATCCGCAGCAGGTAGATAGTTACAAGTTGCTTGTCAGGTCGCTGATTAATCAGGAACGATATTCAGAAGCGATGGAGTGGCTCGACAAAGCATTTGCTTTGCCCGAGGCGGAGGCAGATGCCCCACTTCGCCAACTTAGAAGCGAATTAAAAGTGAATCGCGTGGAGCGAGAACTGTTCGACCTGAGACGGGAAATAGCTGAAAATGGAGGTTCCGACGAGCAGCTAAAGGCTCTAGAGGCGGAGCTATTGGAGCTGAAGCTCGGAGAAAGCCGTAAACTGGTAGAGCAGTTTCCCAACGACTACAGTCAGCGGTGCAAGTACGGGGAATACCTTTTTGATAGTGGCAACATAGATGCCGCAATCCAGCAGTTTCAGATTTCGCAAAGAAGCCCTAGTTTGAGGATCAAGTCATTGGTCTTACTCGGCCGCTGCTTTATGGCTAAGGAGCTATTTGATCTTGCGTTGGAACAGCTGAAGCAGCCTGCCGAAAGTTTGACAGTGGTCGACGAATTGAAAAAGGAGGTCCTTTACTTGCTAGCTCAATGCTATGATCGCCTAGACAGGCAGGAAGATGCCATTCAGCAGTATAAAGCGATTTACTCCAACGATATCGGGTACCGTGACGTTTCTCAGAAGATCAACAAGTTTTACGGCAAGGAATCGACGGGAAGTGCTACGAATCCTCCGTCGAATCCGTGA